CATTCAGTGCAATTGCTCCCGACCAGATATTCATTGCGAGGACTATAGTATAGTTGGATGTCACATACTAAAGCAAAGTAAAATAAGCTTTGGCTGCTATTCCTGGAATGTGAAATTGATTGATTGTCATGAAGAACTGCCATCCTACGCGGACGCGCTGAAAGCGGCGCGGTGTCACGTGACAGTTTGGTCGTTATTTATGCCATTGAATGCTACTGTAAGGAGACTGGTGTCAAAGAGGATGTCAAAGAAgtcaaaaaaagaaaaaaatacTTAGGGACGAGGCCTTTTCCAAAAATTATTTGCCGGGTATGTAGACTCCTGTAGCTCTTTCAAGCACTCGTCATTCGTGCTTATAATACACGCCAGAATATCAGATAAAACGCTTAATCAACAAAAGCAACTGAGGAGCAAAAGCAGTCCCATCATACCCAAACAGAAACGTAACGCAAATAGTCATAATTCTTGAATATAGTAGCAAGAGGCAGAGAACCTCAGCGAGGAAAGAGAGCAAAAACATCTCCTGGCACAGGGTATCCACGCGGTCAATCCATCACGTATTCGCATCACATTTAGAATTCTTCTTGTTCCTGGAAAAACATCGAGAAGCTGATAATCGTCCCGTAAATAAGCAGACCACCGATAATCGACATGACCATCGCAGGGATCTCGATCGCGCCGCTGTGCGCCAGTACTGCGGGGAGGGCTGGAGGTTGTTAGCTTGCTTCCCTATGAACCTAAGGTATGTTGCTTCCAGTGTTTCTATCTGGAAAATTTAGAGTAGCAGTCTGCACCCGTGCGACGTACCAATACCCATCAGCACCAGGAATCCAGTCAAGAACCGCCCGAAATCAGCCACCGAGTTACCCGAATTGTCAATGAAGTCGTCTGGGTTCGCACATCGGGCGCAGATCCAATTGGGGAGAGGCGCGACAACGTAAGTTGCAACGACGGTCAACGGAAGGAAGTTGTGCCAGATGGCCGAGGAAAGGATGACAAGAAGGAATCCGATTGCGAGGACCTAGATAACAAATGGATCAGTAACAGCGCCAAACCAGCAAGTGCAGACACCGGGTACATACAAATGAAAGACCGATAATGGTCTTGAGGCCTGCCGTCATGACTGCGAGGGTAAGGGCCTATTGCTCGGTCCAGGAGCTGCGGGTAGATGTAGTATGTAGTGGAAGGGCTGAGGTATCACGTTGCGACGAAAGTACCCTGAAGCAAGTCCGGCTTCAAACAAGATATGAGGGCCCGATAGAGCGTGCAAGGTTCGTCTGCATCGAGGCCGCAGCAAATGGATCAACGTTGCTTGACAGTAACTGCGTCGTTCAGTCTGTAAGGTGACGTTGGCAGAAGGCGGCAGCAACGGGAACTCGGGGAATGACTGCCTGAGGCGCCAAGGCCACAATCCCAGGCCAGCCTCAGCGGGACTCCAAAGctccccatcatcatcatcaccgcgTTTGCTGCTCGTCGTCTATCTCTCACCTATTCCCAGTTATTCATCTGCCCTCACTTCTGCCATCCTTACTACGAACAGTATATCAAATTCACGGCTGTCTAATCTAATTCAGCATCTTTCGTCATGTTCAGAAACAACTACGACAATGATGCGGTCACCTTGTACGGCCCCATTAGCTACCCTATCTATCCCAGGAAGCTTCCCAGCAGCTGACATTGGCTCTGAACAGCTCCCCGCAAGGCCGGATATTCCAAGTCGAATACGCACAAGAAGCAGTTAAGCAAGGTTCAGTCGTGGTGGGGCTTGTCAACAAGACACATGTTGTCCTGGTCGGCTTAAAGGTTCGTCGGTGTCATTTGGCTGCTCTGAGTAAAGAAAGAGAACGGCTGTACTGATACCTGCCTCTCGCTAGCGAAATGCCGAAGAGCTATCGTCGTATCAGAGAAAGATCATCGAAATCGACTCGCACATGGGTGTTGCTATCGCCGGTCTGGCATCGGATGCCCGTGTGCTTTCCAACTTCATGAAGCAACAGTCGCTCGGTTCCCGAATGACCTACGGCCGCCCTATTCCCGTTGAGCGGATCGTTTCTCAGATCAGTGACCGTGCCCAGCTTAACACCCAGCAATACGGAAGACGGCCATATGGTGTGGGGTTGCTCGTTGCCGGAGTTGACGAATCGGGGCCCCATCTGTTTGACTTCCAGCCTTCGGGAATGACATATGAAATGTCTGCTTGTGCCATCGGAGCCCGGTCGCAGATGGCCCGGACGTACTTGGAGCGGAATCTGGACAAGTTCGCTGACAGCAGTCGGGACGAGCTGATTACACATGGTCTGCGGGCTTTGAAGGAGACTCTTTCTCAGGATAAGGAGCTTACTGTTGACAACACTTCGGTTGGCGTGGTTGGATTGGCCCCCGAGGGTTCCAAGGGCCGGATCGAGAGCTTTAAGCTATATGACGGCCAGACTATCGCACCACTGCTGGAAGCTCTGGAACAGACGGAGTCTGGGGAGACTAGAGAGGGGGAGATGGAAGTTGATTCATAAGGCCGATTTATGCGCGTAGATTTGAGCAGATGAAAAGACATGTTACTATCCAGGTATGAATTAAGAATAATGGTGTTAAATGCGTACAACAATCATCATTCGTGACGAGACTTTCTAGCTTTATCATAGACTCTCGAGAGAATAGTCTACTCATCACCCCAGTTCAGCTGCATCTGTCCACAGCTAGCATTATACCCAAGGAGCTTCCCCCAAACCTCCGTAACCTCCTTAGCCTCGACCAAAATCTGCGAATTAGCAGGCCCAATATACCCCTTCTCAACCGCATTCCTCACccacaccaacaacccatCCCAATATCCATTAACATTCATCAAAATAATCGGCCGCCGATGAATCCCCAACTGATTCCAAGTAGTCATCTCCATAACCTCCTCAATTGTGCCGAACCCACCCGCCAGCGTTACAAACCCACTCCCGGGACCCCCCTTCATAACCTTCGTCGCCATCAACCTCTTCCGTGTATGCATGTCCGGCGTGATAGTCGTCATCCCGTACTCAGACTCCTGCAGCAACGCAGCCTTGTTGACGGGGTCGTTAAGCACGCGCTCTGCATCCTTGCCGTGAGACATGGTCTTGTGTTCGTGCTGGTTGGCCTTTTGGGCGTTGTCGTAGCCCGGTTCGATGCGGATCAGGGCGCGCGGGATCACGCCGTGGACGGATTCGGGGCCGGATAGGCGCACGAGGGTGCGGGCAATTTCGCCCATTAGGCCCGATGTGCCGCCGCCGTAGACGAGTTGGATGTTGTGTTTGTGGAATTCGTAAGCGAGGTTGCGGGCGACTTCGAGGTGCGCTGGGTCGTTGCCGGAGACGGAGCCGCAGCTGGTTGATGTTAGTCTAAAACTGTATGGATGTTGAGGTGACGGGTACTTACAAGACGCAGACCACGGGGCGCTTGATTTCGGCGCTAGCCATTTTGGATGTTGTGgttgtagtagtagtagtaataGTAGAGTGTAGAGTGTTGACGGTGGTTGTTAGGAAGTTGATAGTGAGCAGATAAGATATTAGGTTGGTGCCTTGACAAACCCCTCCATTCGGCTAGTTACGTTTCACTTGCTGCAGAAAAGATGCCGCCTCAGCAATTCTACAAAGACTCTAGTAATAACCGCACCAGGAAAGTACAAAACAGGCATACAATTATGTGGTTGTGATTCCAAAATAGCATCATAGCTCGGGTGGAGCTAAGATGTCATCCCCGCATACAATGCGTCTCATGAGACTCtattaaaagaaaaagggtaTCTTATACAGTTCAAACTCCAATCTtactcttcttctttcgcaGCTTCTCGTCAGAAATAGGCGTGCTCCCTCCTTTGTCCGACTTCCCAGGTGTCTCAACCCTAACTTGTGGCGTCCCAACTCTCGTAGGAGCATTAGTAGCTGTGCCGGTCGTTGCTGTCGGCGGTTGTAGACCTTGCTTTGTAGTTCTGTCCACATCTCCTGACCGTGACAAGATGAAAGACCCTGGCTCTCCAACTAACGGGCTCTCGTCCATGAATTCGTCGCCGTACCGTGAGAGGAGGTTGAATGACTCTGCCAGTGTCCTTGTATCCTGTACCGTCGAGCCGATGTTGCTAGTGGTTGTTCCTTGTAAGGATGTCTTTCCTTGGGATTCTCCCTCGGGCATGGGCGTGCTATCATCTTTGCTTATCTGCGGTTGTATCCCCGATTGACTCGTCTCGCTTGATTTTATCGTAGGAGGCATATAGGTATGCCCATACGACGGCGTAAAGCTTGGCAGCGTAGACGCCGTCTTCAACAAACTCGTCAAAGACGTAACAGCCGAAAGCTATCCAAAGTCAGCACAGATCCCACACGCAAAACTCAGGGTATCACCCACAATCCGATTCCCAATAACACTCGCCACAGACGGCGCCATATAGATACAATCCCCCACCACGAAAAACGTCGACAATACCacaacctcatcatccaGCCCACTGCGTTTCCGCCTCGTTTGTTTCCGAATTACCCAGATATTCGACGGTTCGTGCGCAAAGCTCGTCTCGGACTGTGCCGCTGCCTGCAACGGATCATACGCAACCACAAACTCTAATCCTTGCATTGTGCTTAATCGGCCCTCGAAGGCTTCGCGGGTTTCGACAAAATGGCGGAAGGTTTCATTGTAGTTGGCTTGGATGGCGAGGGAGGCGTTGTTGGAGGTTGCGTCGAAGAAGGGGGATTCGGCGAAGTAGAATAGGACTATTCATACTCAGGAGATTGTTAGTTTCAGGTatgaatcaattgattgtCAAGGTGTAGTGTGCATACTGTTGTTTGAATGTAAAAAGCCTCCCATCATCTGGACGTGCGGAGGAGACCGCCAGAGGATCTCCTCCAGGGAGGCATCTTGGCCTGTTGCCATTCGGAATGATTCGCTGGGAGTATTCCCTTTTGGCAGTATGTCCAGCGATCAGTACAATGAATACGCCAGACGTGTCGTAAATTGTTAGTTGGAGGTTTGGAAAGTTGGAGATTATTCCTCCTCAGGGAAGTGGTGTTTGGCTTGTTTGCATCGCTGATAGCTACTGAGACGTTATTAACCTTACCTCTAGTGGAAGATGGTCAAATGGAAATTATGATATAAAACTTAGACAAAATAGCTAAAGTTTCGTTCTGTATTTAGTTGGTTTGTTTTTCTGATATTTACAATGTGGTAGCAAGAAATACATATCATGATGGGAGCTATACAATGCATTGAAATAAACAAAACCAATCCCATAACCCCAACGCTGAATGTTGAATCATATATATCACCTATCCCAATGCAAATATATGCAAATGTTGAAGCCCAAAgtaaaacaaaacaaaaaaaaaaaaaaacatcaTGGAACATGGTCATGGAAATATAGAGACCTTCACAACCTCCCTCAGCCCTCAGAATCCAAGGGTGTAAAGATATTGCAAACAGTCCGCAACTTGGTCAGCATCTCATCCCACTCGCCCTCAGCAGTACTGAGAGTAGTCACTGCTCCGCCGGCGCCAATCCGCCATAACTGCTTCTCGTCCTTATCATCGGAGGATGTAAAGGCAGTACGGATGAGGACGGAAAAgcttcctccacctccaatGTCGAGATATCCCATGGCACCAGAGTAAATACCACGCTTCCGATCCTCAATCGAGCGAAGGTGCATGCATGAGCGTTCCTTAGGTGCCCCAGTCATTGACCCAGGAGGGAGGCATCGTTGTAAAGCTGTCAGGCCGTGGACAGCCATACTCGATGTCTGGAGTTGCGGCATGTCCCGCACTGCGGGGCCAAGTCGGCGTGAATTGACATCGCCCTTGACGTGGGTGATCATTTGGAAGACTCGTCCGTGATCTTCAACCTCGAGGAGTTTCTCAACGTAGACGTTACCGGAGCCACAGATTCCGTATAAGTCGTGACGAATTAGATCTGCAATCATGAGATTCTCCGCCACTTCCTTTGCTGAACCCAGAATCTCCCTGGCTTTTTCCATGGTCATATCATCGGTCTTGCGCACCGTGCCTTTCATCGGTTTCATCTCGAGTATCGATTCTCGGTCCCAGTTGAGGAAACATTCGGGGCTGCTGCTCACGATCTTGACGTTTCCTATTTTTGCGTAGGCGCTGAAAGCTGCGGGATTGTACTTCCTCAGGCGCTTGTATAGCTTCCAGGGGAAGTTCTCACGACCGCTGTTAGTGTTCGGAGATGGTAACGTAATTGAAGTTTCGCAGGTTAGGCATAGCTCGTATGATTCGCCGGCTTCCAGCTCAGCCTTGCAAGCTTCCACTTGCTTTATATATGACTGTGGGCTGGGGAAAGTGATATTGCCCTGGTTGAGGATGGTGTCCAGGGTCTGCCCGTCCGCGATGACATTATCGTCTTGGGTTATGATATTAGCAGTTGAGAGTTTGTTCAGTGACTGTAATGTTTGATCGAGCCAGCCAGCCGGTACGTCGTCCGATTCCCGAGTCGACTGAACAATGACTCGACCAGTTTGGTTGTCAACGACAATACTCCGGTCAGTCCACAAAAGACTGGCATCTGCAGGGTCATCCGCGGTGGCACCTCGCGAAGAATGACGTTCTTGAAAACCGTTATGCATGGCTTCTGCATCTTTCGGGCGTGCAAGACAAGCAAGACCCATCTCATAAGAGAAGTATCCTAGGAACCCTCCCCAGAAGGGAACGGTATGATCACCATTGTGGACCCTCTTCATTTCCATCAAATATCTTAATGCGTCCCAGAACTGTGATACCGACAGTGACTTCTCAACCAGTGTCGTGTCTTCATGCACGCCGCGGTTGCTCAAGTCTTCCAATGAAAACTTCCCAGAAGCACTGTAGTATTCCAACCGCCATGACCCTGGACTCGGAACAGATATGATGCTGTATCTTCCATTGGACTGGAATAGCACAGTTGGCGATCCGGGGGTGTTGAGTGTTTCGCATATCGCTTCCGCGGTCAGATCACTTTGCGAGAAAGTTCGACAGGCAGATTTCCTTGACGTAGAAGCGCTCCATTTCAACATCGTAAATGCAGCATCCGGAAGGGAAGCCACAT
This sequence is a window from Aspergillus chevalieri M1 DNA, chromosome 5, nearly complete sequence. Protein-coding genes within it:
- a CDS encoding LOG family protein (COG:S;~EggNog:ENOG410PHUH;~InterPro:IPR031100,IPR005269;~PFAM:PF03641), with product MASAEIKRPVVCVFCGSVSGNDPAHLEVARNLAYEFHKHNIQLVYGGGTSGLMGEIARTLVRLSGPESVHGVIPRALIRIEPGYDNAQKANQHEHKTMSHGKDAERVLNDPVNKAALLQESEYGMTTITPDMHTRKRLMATKVMKGGPGSGFVTLAGGFGTIEEVMEMTTWNQLGIHRRPIILMNVNGYWDGLLVWVRNAVEKGYIGPANSQILVEAKEVTEVWGKLLGYNASCGQMQLNWGDE
- the VPS55 gene encoding Vps55 family protein (COG:U;~EggNog:ENOG410PQQA;~InterPro:IPR007262;~PFAM:PF04133;~TransMembrane:3 (i7-29o71-90i102-122o)), which encodes MTAGLKTIIGLSFVLAIGFLLVILSSAIWHNFLPLTVVATYVVAPLPNWICARCANPDDFIDNSGNSVADFGRFLTGFLVLMGIALPAVLAHSGAIEIPAMVMSIIGGLLIYGTIISFSMFFQEQEEF
- the med6 gene encoding mediator complex subunit MED6 (BUSCO:EOG09264S40;~COG:K;~EggNog:ENOG410PPD9;~InterPro:IPR016612,IPR007018,IPR038566;~PFAM:PF04934;~go_component: GO:0016592 - mediator complex [Evidence IEA];~go_function: GO:0003712 - transcription coregulator activity [Evidence IEA];~go_process: GO:0006357 - regulation of transcription by RNA polymerase II [Evidence IEA]), which gives rise to MATGQDASLEEILWRSPPHVQMMGGFLHSNNILFYFAESPFFDATSNNASLAIQANYNETFRHFVETREAFEGRLSTMQGLEFVVAYDPLQAAAQSETSFAHEPSNIWVIRKQTRRKRSGLDDEVVVLSTFFVVGDCIYMAPSVASVIGNRILSAVTSLTSLLKTASTLPSFTPSYGHTYMPPTIKSSETSQSGIQPQISKDDSTPMPEGESQGKTSLQGTTTSNIGSTVQDTRTLAESFNLLSRYGDEFMDESPLVGEPGSFILSRSGDVDRTTKQGLQPPTATTGTATNAPTRVGTPQVRVETPGKSDKGGSTPISDEKLRKKKSKIGV
- the pabA gene encoding aminodeoxychorismate synthase pabA (COG:J;~EggNog:ENOG410PJCM;~InterPro:IPR010117,IPR029062,IPR017926,IPR005801, IPR006805,IPR015890;~MEROPS:MER0045095;~PFAM:PF00425,PF04715,PF00117;~go_process: GO:0009058 - biosynthetic process [Evidence IEA]), with the translated sequence MAPLLGSWTPPETGESPCPSVEHNALRKSILYIDAYDSFSYNVVAMLEEVLNVKVTVMTIDSGWPDGNITEFLQHYEAVVLGPGPGDPQVPKDVGIMKDIWNLGEADMLPVFGICLGFQSLCLHHGIPIRRLPYPLHGQVHRISTAREDVFDGMGDLRVTLYHSLYAKLDDCEASVEGKTGLSKLGGELDLLAWLFIDSTETEARTQIPMAIRHRSKPFWGVQFHPESCKSDREACDQLLRRWWKMVLNFNKTTGRGGYGTLPDTLVTCSDNVASLPDAAFTMLKWSASTSRKSACRTFSQSDLTAEAICETLNTPGSPTVLFQSNGRYSIISVPSPGSWRLEYYSASGKFSLEDLSNRGVHEDTTLVEKSLSVSQFWDALRYLMEMKRVHNGDHTVPFWGGFLGYFSYEMGLACLARPKDAEAMHNGFQERHSSRGATADDPADASLLWTDRSIVVDNQTGRVIVQSTRESDDVPAGWLDQTLQSLNKLSTANIITQDDNVIADGQTLDTILNQGNITFPSPQSYIKQVEACKAELEAGESYELCLTCETSITLPSPNTNSGRENFPWKLYKRLRKYNPAAFSAYAKIGNVKIVSSSPECFLNWDRESILEMKPMKGTVRKTDDMTMEKAREILGSAKEVAENLMIADLIRHDLYGICGSGNVYVEKLLEVEDHGRVFQMITHVKGDVNSRRLGPAVRDMPQLQTSSMAVHGLTALQRCLPPGSMTGAPKERSCMHLRSIEDRKRGIYSGAMGYLDIGGGGSFSVLIRTAFTSSDDKDEKQLWRIGAGGAVTTLSTAEGEWDEMLTKLRTVCNIFTPLDSEG
- the pre5 gene encoding proteasome core particle subunit alpha 6 (BUSCO:EOG09264441;~COG:O;~EggNog:ENOG410PHF0;~InterPro:IPR029055,IPR035144,IPR001353,IPR023332, IPR000426;~MEROPS:MER0000549;~PFAM:PF00227,PF10584;~go_component: GO:0005839 - proteasome core complex [Evidence IEA];~go_component: GO:0019773 - proteasome core complex, alpha-subunit complex [Evidence IEA];~go_process: GO:0006511 - ubiquitin-dependent protein catabolic process [Evidence IEA];~go_process: GO:0051603 - proteolysis involved in cellular protein catabolic process [Evidence IEA]) is translated as MFRNNYDNDAVTFSPQGRIFQVEYAQEAVKQGSVVVGLVNKTHVVLVGLKRNAEELSSYQRKIIEIDSHMGVAIAGLASDARVLSNFMKQQSLGSRMTYGRPIPVERIVSQISDRAQLNTQQYGRRPYGVGLLVAGVDESGPHLFDFQPSGMTYEMSACAIGARSQMARTYLERNLDKFADSSRDELITHGLRALKETLSQDKELTVDNTSVGVVGLAPEGSKGRIESFKLYDGQTIAPLLEALEQTESGETREGEMEVDS